The Entelurus aequoreus isolate RoL-2023_Sb linkage group LG04, RoL_Eaeq_v1.1, whole genome shotgun sequence nucleotide sequence AAGGATAATTTGGACTTCCGGACGAGCAGTTTAGCGCCGTCTCGCAGTTGTTTCTTACCCACATAGGCCAGGTGGAAACTTCTATGCTGCCGCCTGAAGATTGTTGTTCTGGGCACAATTTCCCGAGCGATATTGTGGGGGGTGGGTGAGAGACTTTTAGGACTGTGGCACTTATCGACATCTGAGCTGTCCTCGCTGCTGCAAGCGCTGGCTTTGTAACCTCTGCTGAACAACATGGCTTCCCTCCTCCAGTTGTAGTAGGTGGATCTGGAGATTCCCGGGAAGTTACGCTTGAAGATCCTGAAGGGTAAGGAGGTGTTCATGGCGATGCAATTCTGCAAGCAGCGTTTGGCTTCCTGCATGTGGACCACATTCTGGACCCTGTCCAGATCCAGGACGGCCATGTTGACACCAAACATGCTGGCCACACTGTCGTGGTGGTCTGACTCGTCCTGCCTGGTTTCCGGCGAGGACCATACTTCCTGCTCTGTGCTCTCCCCAGGACTGATCTCTCCTGTGGACGAGGATGTAGAGAAGTTTCCCCCAGACTTCAGCAGCTCGTGCTTCCAGTTGTAGTAAGACGAGCGGGAGATTTCGGGAAAGAACGCTTTGAACTGGTGCAGCGGGAGGAGTTTTCCTTCCAGGTAGCACGCCTGCAGGAAGTACTTCGCCTCATAACGAGCTGCCGACTTCTTGCAGTGCTCCTGAGACTGCCTCTTCCAGCGGTAAAAGGTCCTTTTAGTGATGTTGTACTTGTCCTTCAGACTGGGATAAGAGAACTGCGGCTGGTGGTTCGGGAGTTCATCAGTTTTCGTTGGCGAGAGCCTTGGCTCGCTGTCAGGACTTTTCACTGTGAAGTCGCTTGCTCTTACCAATGCCACAAAATGATTTGGTCTGAACAAGGACTCGGAATTCAGCTCACCAGACCACATGATGTGCAGGGTTTGTGGCTTGGAGTCCTGCGGCCACTTCCTTGGCCGTATGAGTCTGTTGAAGTAGGGCCGTATCTTGAGGTTGAACATGGGGTAAATAGAGTAGATGTTGAACTGCAGCACAGACGACAGCGCGTACACATGCCACATGTTGGCATAGGAGCCCTGGAAGCACGAGGCCTTGACGTCGGCATCAAAGATGGCCTCCAGTACGGTCGCCGGCAGGTTTAGCATCTCCTCTGATTCTTCAGCACAGAGGCTGAAGCGCACTGCCTGCAGCATCATCTTGGAGTCAATCATGCCTGACAAGTAGTACCTCTTCCACAGGACCATTTCCACTACGGTCCTCACCTGTGGATGATAAAAGGCACAACTTTAAACGGAATTTAGCGTCAACACCAAGAAATCCAACACAGCCGACACATGTGACACACAAAATGGAGGATACCCGGCTGTACGTTAACTGTAAGCAACATACAAAATGGTTACTGTGTGTTGTCATTAGTGGAATTTATGAAAGTGACAATTTTCTGTTGACCAAATACTACAGTGCTGAGCAACTGGCTCCACTCCTTAGGTACTATACCACTGCAGTCAGAACCCAGTGGGTGGGATACTAAAAAGTGCATCATTTTTACAACAAGGGTTCCCAGCCATGGTGGTGATTGTGCTCTCATGGAGGTGACATTTAGAAGGAGGTACTGTAGACGGTGTCAGAACCGATGGAAAACACCAAGACGAGACATTGACCTTCAAAGCCAGAAGAAGGAGAAATGACAAATGATAGTAGTCATTGTGTCATAACTGTAAGTGTGGTATAACGCCACTTCACAACACACTTCATACACAGCTggtttgccagagaataagacgtaGCAGACATGATCAGTTATGCACTTCAGCCACTTTGTCGCTATATGTAGCAAGTAGAggtacatattaaaagtgaaagagaGGTGTATCTTTTACTTTTGCATATTATATAagctccgccaccacaagcccagggagtgtgcatcACCACAGTGTGCAGAAAACCTCCAGGGGCGAGCAACCCAACCTTTACCACTTCTATAAGTGCTAAGAAAACACATCTTAGAGACACTCTTATGTCATTTGGCAACACTTTTACACCAATGCTTTACTTTTTTCAGGCAAAGTTTGGCATGAGGGTCATTTGCTGAATGCAGCTCTTTTTAACGGCTCATTGTAGAAAGAGGATAggttggggacggtgtggcgaagttggtagagtggccgtgccagcaatcggagggttgctggttactggggttcaatccccaccttctaccatcctagtcacgtccgttgtgtccttgggcaagacacttcacccttgctcctgatggctgctggttagcgccttgcatggcagctcccgccatcagtgtgtgaatgtgtgtgtgaatgggtgaatgtggaaatactgtcaaagcgctttgagtaccttgaaggtagaaaagcgcaatacaagtataacccattcacactcatttcacacactagggccaattttaatgttgccaatcaaataaataaatgataaatgggttatacttgtatagcgcttttctaccttcaaggtactctaagcgctttgacagtatttccacattcacccattcacacactgatggcgggagctgccatgcaaggcgctaaccagcagccatcagaggcaaagggtgaagtgtcttgcccaaggacacaacggacgtgactaggaaggtagaaggtgggaattgaaccccagtaaccagcaacactccgattgctggcacagccactctaccaacttcgccacgccgtccctaataagcggtagaaaacggatggatggattgtagaaacaatacaaacaaaaatgtaaaaatagaacaaaaatgcATAACATAATGAGAAAAGGTTGAAATGATGACACTAATAAATAATGAAAGCTCAAAGATATGTCTTTAAATATTTCATTACAAATAACGTGATGATGTGAAACTACTACCATATCGAAAGAATATTAACAACAATTGTTTGTTTTACATACTTGAAGGCTCTAtgccactgctgttctttttgaaatataaaatagttgactattgttatttatgaTCATATTCATAAGAtcagtattgtttgttttgatatgaTGGGATGTTATAGAACACTGCCGTTCTTTTTTGAAtgtatagttaaaggcctactgaaatgaattttttttatttaaacggggatagcagatccatgtcatacttgatcatttttgcgatattgccatatttttgctgaaaggatttagtagagaacatcgacgataaagttcgcaacttttggtcgctgataaaaaaaaagtcttgcctgtaccggaagtagcgcgacgtcgcaggttgaagggctcctcacatttacccattgtttacaccagcagcgagagcgattcggaccgagaaagcgacgattaccccattaatttgagccaggatgaaagattcgtggatgaggtacgtgagagtgaaggactagagtgcagtgcaggacgtatcttttttcactctgaccgtaacttaggtaaaaaggctcattggattccacactttctcctttttctattgtggatcacggatttgtgctttaaaccacctcggatactatatcttcttgaaaatgagagtcgagaacgcgaaatggacattcacagtgacttgtatctccacgataatacatcggtgaagcactttagctacggagctaacgtgatagcatcgtgcttaaatgcagatggaaacaaaagaaataagcccctgactggaaggatagacagaagatcaacaatactactatcaggagacaccgaaccaaacactggacctgtaactacacagttaatgctgtgccgcctgtcgaagcctagcaatgctgttgctaacgacgccattgaagctaacttagctacgggacctcgtcagagctatgataaaaacattagcgctccacctacgccagccctcatctgctcatcaacacccatgctcacctgcgttccagcgatcgacggcgcgacgaaggacttcacccgatcatcgatgcggtcggtggcaagcgtcggatagcgcgtctgctatccagtcctcctggttgtgttgctgcagccaaccgctagccgagtcataccaaagactataaaaatgggacccattacctccctgcttggcactcagcatcaagggttggaattgggggttaaatcaccaaaatgattcccgggcgcggcgccgctgctgctcactgctccccaaggggatgggtcaaatacagaggacaaatttcaccacacctagtgtgtgtgtgacaatcattggtactttaactttaactttaacttaatacaccgatcccacctacagctctcttctttgcagtcttcattgttcattaaacaaattgcaaaagattcaccaacacagatgtccagaatactgtggaattttgcgatgaaaacagagctgtttgtattgagatacaatgtgtccgaatacttccgtttcaaccatcgaaatcacgcgcatacgtcatcatacatagacgttttcaaccggaagtttcgcgggaaatttaaaattgcactttataagttaacccggccgtattggcatgtgttgcaatgttaagatttcatcgttgatatataaactatcagactgcgtggtcggtagtagtgggtttcagtaggccttttaagttACCTCGGCAGTTGATACTGCAAtttaaattcagtgcaaaaagatGTTTAAAGCACAGTGAACTTAAACATACTTTGATGTAATcaattaaatgtttgtttttttattttaacactgcaTGGTATCGAATAAGTATCAAAATCGTGGAAATGATTAGGTATCTCCATCGACTGCTGAAATTCTGCTATTGTGACGATATTAATTACCACTAATTCCAACTAGGGCTTGGCGATATATCGATacacgcgatatatcgcgggtttgtctctgtgcgctttagaaaatgactatattgtgatattcgagtatacgttctcacgcagttgcttttagctgtggaCATTACACTGctggctcttcccactctttcttgtctgtccttctcacagacagcgagcgcaccttctacatacgtcacatactgtcacgacatacgccacatacgtatacgccctcgcgcagcagagaggtagcagcacggctaaagttagctgtggtgcgagtggtaatacgagagagaaggtgcgaatctggtaacaaatgaaggaagaattaattcccaagaaaaacagcacagggtccatcgtttggcggtggtttggcttcaagagggaatatgtcgaacagacaaccgtaatttgtcaagtgtggggaaaaattattgctacaaaaagtagcattactgctaatatgtagcatcatttgaaaagtcacctgcaagagaatgtagagtgcttactccgcatgtcaagatctccgttcggtgccacacgcccacaccatcaaaatgtcgaggcaaacatttccagatcaacaccgtatgaaaaaaatagtcaacaacaaaagagataacgtccgcaggaatctaccacatagcgaaggacgtacactatttgatttcctattaagcagctcatttttatttgacacttattgaaatatcttgtgtgacatcatgtacaaaaaTGCACCTTATTTGTTttcaactattgtagtggcgttctgtacaaaaagtgcactttaatttagtgttgttttgatttgtcatcttagagacatcatacacaaaagtgcactaatagcttgttttaaaatgtctctgacaatcttgcactttctgttttggaaatgacaagaatgtttgtgccactgtttaataactgtttaataaatacagtgttggtcaattgacttagttgtgatttccctttctgcatgaaagtttaaaatgagcatatattaatgcagtatgaacaagaatgttttaatgtagacacatagaatcatcatactgctgtgattatttgtatcaagtgttcatttaaggctaaggcaaaatatcgagatatatatcgtgtatcgcgatatagcctaaaaatattgagatattaaaaaaaggccatatcgcccagccctaattccaaCCAAGTGAAAAAAACTCAAAGGGAACCAAAATGCTACCTGAAGCTCCAAGCCAAGTGCACTATTGCCCATGAGCAACATGCTGGCGGCGTCAAACAACAGGTTGCCTCTTCCTTTACAGTGAAGAGGCAATAGGTCCACAGGTGCGTCCCCCGGGTACAACCCTTGAGCGATGTCGTCCACTCCGACCCACTCAGGGAAGTCCTGGCAGGGCATGCGAGGCAGCTGGAAGGGAGCCAGGACCTGATCCACTTCCAAAGCTTTCCTGGTCAGAACCTCCAGGCCTGCGTTCTCTGTGGCCTCCTGGAGATCCTTCAGGACTGACAGGACAACCTCCTTTCTTTGGATCATGACTGCAAAGTTCTGATGGGATCACAGAAGCAGGTCAGAAGAGATCTGGAGAGTCAGTGTTTAAATCATAAAAATGATTTAAACAACTAGTTAACTCGTTTATTTAAAGCATCAACAGGTGCTTTAATATCAATAGGTTATCTATAATACTTCaaaagttaaaatatatactgtataataacaTTATTACATAACTTTTGTTATATTTTACATAAAGTAGAGCAAttgttgaatttaaaaagagcatTGTATATGTTGTATAATATTGTTTCACATCTGACATATAACAATGAAATGTTatatggggcccctcagtacatcactgacttcctatgcccctactcttcagggcgcagcctccggtcttcaggccagagtcttctaaagatcccaaaaactaattttaaaacctgtggagacctggcattccaggctatagctcccagactctggaacaatttacaccagtccctccgtaatcttgactgtgttgaaacttttaagaaacatttgaaaacttttctttttcgtaaagcttttagttaatgcaccttttaaaatatcatttttgatccactttgtatcctttttatgatgttgcccctgttgttttaattgaattgttgttttatttcacctatgttttgtacagcgctttgtgattttatctgtgaaaagcactttataaataaaatgtacttactttacTTACTTACTGATGCAAAGTAAATATTATTTTTCCAGAATATAGATGTTTAGTGGAATTAAAGCACATATTCAACAAACTTGACATTTAATGAACTTGTACAGAATAATATTctacaaataatgtataaagcacATGTGAAAATTTTACCAAACCATATTAAAAAGAGAAGATAAttacgaccccaagagggacaagctgtagaaaacggatggatggaattgTAACCAAAAAGGAACAAAAGGTGtttatttattaaacaaaacaatataaatctttctgtatttaaaaaaaaatatattgtttaaaAGATATGACTTTAAATTAACTCATGATTTTGTTGTAATTTTAGAAATATAAATATGATTTTAATAGTTTTCTATATTTGATTAGTTGCAAATGTACTTGTCTGAATTTATATAAGTTTATACTTATTTCTGCTCATTTTTATTGATAATTTATTGTAATGTTGTATCGATTATTTGTACTTCTTTAGTGAAGGAAACAAACTAAATTGTGGGAATCAAGTTCATTAACTTCAAGAAAAtacagtggggaaaaaaacacgTTTAAGGTCAACAAGGAAGGAGCtaaagttgtttgtttttttgaacaaaaacaagatttaaacatttaaaacatattaACGCATAACTATAGTAAGTGTAATAAAAGCAAATATTTCACTTCGTTTGTTTGCACGATCAGTGAACAATTTTACTTGCGAGATGTTACATCCTAATAGTTTAGTTGATCAACAAGCACCATTGTTAGTGCTAAGaatccaaaaagtgcaaaaataccTGAGAGAATTCTCTGTCGAAAGAAAGAAGAACAAATGTTGTTTCTTCTCTTCTGGTTGCGTCCTTACTCCATCTTGCACAAACTCACAATGAATGAAACATGCAAAAAAACTCCCCAGGAAATTGAccatctcttcttttttttgtgtctGCACGATAAGAaacacccaccccccccccccccccccacccccctcttctcctcctcctcctctccccccctcccccttctcctcctcctcctccccctcctcctccccTCAGGGTCAACTTCAATGTGAAGTGCGAACAAAAGGACAAGTTGATTTTCATCAACAGTTCAAGGTTGCTTGTTTCTATTATTCAACAAATAAACGTTAACACTGTATTCAACATTTCGACATTGAAACAATATTCAACGTTTTAGTCAGTCTTTAACTTGCTTTTTTTTTGGGATGAACTCAAAAACTCAACTTTTCTTTTAacacacaattaaataaataatcacgATTTTGCAACAAATTGTCGATTTGGATATTTGTGTATATTTTGTATGCTATtttcatttattgtatttatgATGCAACAAATTACAAGTTACAATTCTTGCAGCAGGTATACAAATTAAtaagttaaaacaaatgtttaaaggGTAAATTATAGGACAAACGTGtcctattttatatatatgtttttatttttaatatatttaatttaaacaTTTACATAAAAATAAGATGTAATCATATAATACTATATACAATATTatttcacaataataataatcaatatttttaatttattcatgatttgatttggatattttttgtgtattttgtatCCAATTTCATTCATTTATTGTATTTGTGATGCAACAAATTACAAATTACAATTTCTGCAACAAGTAAAGAAATGAAtaagttggggttttttttaaatcaattttaaaGCGTAAATTATAGGACAGGAGTGTCATATTTTATAGtttgtatttgtaatgtatttattttaggcatttatattcaaaataagattgaATCATGTAATAATGTATAAAATATTTCTCactaataataatttatatttttatagtgtatttttaaaataaaacaacattCACAAGCAATCATATTATACTTTCTAAAACACTTAAAACGTGTGGcatttttgtgatttattttcacATATTTCATTCACAGTGTGGGTGTTTGAAAGTTTATAACTCTATTTTTTGGGTTTCACCAAAAAAGCAACACATTCTATGCAGAGTTGATCATTTATTCCATTTCATTCCATTCCATTATTTCTATTCCATTTCCTtcatttattatatttaatatttatcaaATAACAAATGTACCATCACCATTCTTGCAACAGGTGAAGAAATGAACAGGTgaagtataaaaatatatatgttaaaaaCATTCATATTTTTTAGTATTGTAAACATGATAGATTCAAAAATATTTAATGattaatcatttattatttatcatttaacaaAGTTCACATTACAATTTCCTGCAACAGGTGAAGAAATGAACTATCAaaagaaaataaatgttaaaaggaaaaaattacaaaaaggaAAAAATTAGAGGACAATCCTTTCATATGTTGATTTGTATTAAAATATGTAATCATTCTAATATATTAAATATGTTATcagtttatattttatctgatCAAACATATTACACTTACACTTGTGTGGcatttttgtgatttatttttaaataattcataCAAAGTGTTTATTTTGAATGTATTTATCTGTATTGCAATATGTTGTGTTTGCTGCACACAAGCCGGTCATTAgtattgtatgtttttatttaattgaatttgcaggctatattgtattttttattcattttaattcaTATTTAATCAGTTCATCGTGAAAAATCTtgaaaaattaaatcaaatgtgtttttttctaaAGTGCTGTAAAACAGAAAACACCATTTCATTCGTATTTTAAGTTACTTTAGTGTCTTCATTTGTGtcattttgtctttaaaaatgttcaaatgGTTTCAGTCCTTTAAAGGTGGAGTCAAGTGGACTTTTGCCCAAGTTGTGGATTGGGGGTGAACTGTCCAGACTGGGCGTGACTCAACTTGTCCTCCACTGTATCGCTTTTAACACCTTCTCCCTCTCGGGCCTTTTGCAGGATTTCAGTCATTAAGGCTCCTTTTGTTCCACACAACAATCCACAGGATcccttctcacacacacacacacacacacacacacacacacacacacacacacacacacacacacacacacacacacacacacacacacacacaccaggggaCAGCAGCATTTGTCCCCAGATGTGTCCACAGGCAGACAAGCTGGTGCCTCACTTGGATGTTCTTCTCGGCTTTGACCTTATCAGCTGTTTGGACAGTGAGGTTGTGTGTGAGTCAGAAAGCACAAACACAAAGAATCGCACACACTGCATGTTAATGTAAAGGAAAATGTTGCAGGTTGTGTTGAAAGCACAAAAGTTTGGAAAGTTTGATGGTGAAACTTGTTGCAAGACTACTTTTGTCCTGAAAGAGACAACAAAACTTTTTCCAATCCTGTTGCTCGTTTTCTCCGAATTGGGTTTTGCTCAATTCTACAAAACCCACATGAGAAGtcattatattattgtattatatttaaacTAGAGAGGTCAGAAATACCTAGtttactcatgtgattaatcacaaaacattatcccattaatcatgtatatacacacattaatcaGACTGTGCATGCTCATTTACATTAACCGTGGATgctcagtgatcagatcaatgcattgtcagtgcaaagatgagtgaggagactctgactggcgtgctcactggcaaatttcatttaaaaattaaCCCTGACGGTACTCTATAGCTAAAACTGTTAGCCCGTTTTGAGCAAATATAGTACatgcaagtaaaacatttaaaaaatgttcctgtatgaaaCTCTCACTATAAAATTGCTTTTGTCTCAAAATAATTGGGGTCTTTCttcagttaatttaaattatgcaattgAGTAATAACTTGTGACTAATCAAGATGAATTCAAATTcgaaagtgtaaatataatttattAATTATGATTTTCTTTTATACATAAAATATACTTAGATGTTATACTTAATTGTAACTAGTTAAATAGTTTAAATTTTAGAACATTTTAtgaaatacaaaacatgttttctaatGAAAATATACTGGATGTAATACTCAataacattgtgtttgaatacttGGAAATTTACCATATTTGCCAGAAAATAATTTGTTGTATATTACAATAGTTTTTATGAACGGAATTTTGTATCATTATAAAATAAGTTTGATTGACATGCTGTAATGTAACTCTTTCATTTAAATAACCTGGAAATGTTGTCAAAAATATTTAGTATACATGAGAAAAAAAATAGCTCTCATACTTAACATTTCCATTTGAATTTCTGAAAATTCTGCAAATTTGTGAGAGAATACCAGAAAACAATTGGTAGTATATTacaatagtatttatttttacttaaaatattttatactatcaataataaatgtattgTAAGAAAAAAATCAGTATctgaaaaaatataaatatattttcacTATCACGTGAAGATATATCCATATTTTTTCTACTTAActaaacataaaacataaaaataaaaataaaagttttttaaatttcaagactttttttttccttatacatttttttgtcattattgttgtaatAGTAGTAAGAGTAATAATAATTACgtttacacattttattttcataGTACTTTAACATTTGTTATTcattatttctaaaaaaaaaaagtaactttaaaaaaaattggcataCTAATTCAATACATCAGTATCAATATGTTAATATTTAACTTGTAACTATTTTCATTCCCCGTCTTTGCTGTTTGGCTGAGAGAAGTTACATGCATCTCCTGTCTTAGTGTGAGCTATGTTGGTGTCCATTGCCTCTAAAAGTGATTCAATTGTGTGCATTGCCCTGTAAAAGGTCACTTTTTATAgcaagaatgcatttaaaaatataGGATAACAcgttaaagggacaagcggtaggaaatggatggatggatgttaataaAACATGAACATTAATGAGGGTGTTTGCTCATTTAAGGATTGTTGGTAGAGGTCATTAGAGTTAATCTTGTCATTcccatcaaaaacaatgttatagtAAAAATCAGCATTTGTGATTTAACCTGtttttcaacacacacacacaaacacacacacacacgcacacacacgtctcTTAGGTGTGTAGATGAGCTGCACTGTGAACACTGTAAGAGTGAAAGCATTTAAAATGCAAATGAAAGCAACACCAGAAGCGGCTCCGGCGGTCTTTCGCCTGCTGAGTTGGTGTGTGTAAAAGTGCTGTATGTGTTAAAGCGTGTGTGGCATGCATACACACCGTCATACACACATTTAGTAATCAATATAAGATTGAATTGTTGAACATAATctaaaatattattaataaaaataagtatatttttcaatctgtcctgtttagccactcaggcaaattatattatGTAGATGTAGACGCCCATATGTGATGTGGGTGTGTATTTGGGAATGTGTTTGCTAAAGTAAGattgtatgcatgagtgtatttatgtacatatatgtgcattaatatgtatttatgaa carries:
- the vrtn gene encoding vertnin; the encoded protein is MIQRKEVVLSVLKDLQEATENAGLEVLTRKALEVDQVLAPFQLPRMPCQDFPEWVGVDDIAQGLYPGDAPVDLLPLHCKGRGNLLFDAASMLLMGNSALGLELQVRTVVEMVLWKRYYLSGMIDSKMMLQAVRFSLCAEESEEMLNLPATVLEAIFDADVKASCFQGSYANMWHVYALSSVLQFNIYSIYPMFNLKIRPYFNRLIRPRKWPQDSKPQTLHIMWSGELNSESLFRPNHFVALVRASDFTVKSPDSEPRLSPTKTDELPNHQPQFSYPSLKDKYNITKRTFYRWKRQSQEHCKKSAARYEAKYFLQACYLEGKLLPLHQFKAFFPEISRSSYYNWKHELLKSGGNFSTSSSTGEISPGESTEQEVWSSPETRQDESDHHDSVASMFGVNMAVLDLDRVQNVVHMQEAKRCLQNCIAMNTSLPFRIFKRNFPGISRSTYYNWRREAMLFSRGYKASACSSEDSSDVDKCHSPKSLSPTPHNIAREIVPRTTIFRRQHRSFHLAYVGKKQLRDGAKLLVRKSKLSLSKFKLRFPSLSLCFFWLWKNSRRKLKTANQRPEAPKVEQRPLTIATEIMMADNHRVLPFMVPPTYVGRPNIAAFSAPQPQRSLVGAPPDERMLDVVTLANFKAKAKLFLQQRFEEKSFPSFKEFRSYFPFTPRSTYYMWKRALHHGVSLVHG